The Phragmites australis chromosome 15, lpPhrAust1.1, whole genome shotgun sequence genome window below encodes:
- the LOC133893293 gene encoding uncharacterized protein LOC133893293, protein MASQIQSYRAGAEVVSGDAICRKKSIELLEELGLPKGLLPLEGIKEFGYNRSTGFMWLVQEKKVEHTFKKIKQTVSYATEVTAFVEKGKLKKITGVKTKELMLWLSVVEVYIAEPSLEKVTFKTGTGLSDSFDATAFALGE, encoded by the coding sequence ATGGCATCCCAAATTCAGAGCTACCGCGCCGGCGCTGAGGTGGTCAGTGGAGATGCCATATGCAGGAAGAAGTCCATCGAGCTGCTGGAAgagctcggcctcccaaagggCCTCCTGCCACTCGAGGGCATCAAGGAGTTCGGGTACAACCGCTCCACGGGGTTCATGTGGTTGGTGCAGGAGAAGAAGGTCGAGCACACCTTCAAGAAGATCAAACAGACTGTATCCTATGCCACCGAGGTGACGGCGTTCGTCGAGAAGGGGAAGCTGAAGAAGATTACTGGTGTCAAGACCAAAGAACTGATGCTCTGGCTtagtgtcgtcgaggtctataTTGCCGAGCCCTCGCTGGAGAAGGTCACCTTCAAGACCGGCACGGGCCTATCCGACAGCTTCGATGCCACTGCGTTTGCTCTCGGGGAGTAA